From Sulfuracidifex tepidarius, one genomic window encodes:
- a CDS encoding Ig-like domain repeat protein: protein MKRSLTIFIIILLTPSLLGGIGNIVTIAQTGNGITVGNFISTLYDIIPPLLLLLAILANRYDQRYALVLFAASLASALFLAAAGKTTIPGIYTPGNITYIQLNIKGPSTIYIGQTGTWTISGANVTPQWYIMNVSNGVKIASGSGTLISWNDISPGKYVIVATYIGNSTNSSSIIYAYGSFVFNSQYPPSPLGWIQEAIESAFQDLINTVVGGFSLIGSFVSSNIVPINDFVYSPTTNAFTISIYFKIEELMTGLAMLLIAASIAYNAFRGFYYDLIDLARDVLYKLGVWGLFTSGGLTIYDYAAGFINYLINVTVGPYLNAIAGEMLTSIASFWALFAASNVIGFDFASALRQYATDVVLFYSIFVGLAFVRYAILLAAVSLIPLAATLWIFEWTRPIAGIIVDLIVGLMASGIIAAITFALLEQMGIGIIIFLAGPIIGGVEFAVTLFLTFTSLKPHQHIAGLTRRVGGGSDGGGTQPPSPQPQSPQAPSQPEPRERNPSPYM, encoded by the coding sequence ATGAAGAGATCATTAACAATATTCATTATAATATTATTAACGCCTAGCTTGTTAGGAGGAATAGGTAATATCGTGACAATAGCACAGACCGGAAACGGGATCACAGTAGGCAATTTTATCTCGACGCTTTACGATATAATACCGCCTTTATTATTACTACTGGCAATTTTAGCTAACAGATATGATCAAAGATACGCTTTAGTACTGTTTGCAGCTTCTTTAGCCTCAGCATTGTTCTTGGCAGCTGCGGGAAAAACAACAATTCCAGGCATATATACACCAGGAAATATAACGTACATACAACTGAATATAAAAGGTCCTTCAACAATTTATATTGGACAGACGGGGACATGGACCATATCTGGGGCTAATGTAACACCACAATGGTACATAATGAACGTAAGTAACGGCGTAAAAATAGCGTCCGGCTCTGGGACGTTAATAAGCTGGAACGATATCTCTCCAGGGAAGTATGTTATAGTTGCAACCTATATAGGAAATTCTACGAATAGTTCAAGTATCATTTATGCGTATGGAAGTTTCGTCTTCAATAGTCAATATCCGCCATCGCCTCTAGGGTGGATCCAAGAAGCAATAGAATCAGCATTTCAGGATTTAATTAATACTGTTGTAGGCGGATTTAGCCTAATAGGGAGCTTTGTTTCATCAAATATCGTACCGATTAATGATTTCGTTTATTCACCAACCACAAATGCTTTTACAATCTCAATATATTTTAAAATAGAAGAACTAATGACTGGTTTAGCGATGCTTCTGATTGCAGCGTCGATAGCGTACAACGCATTTAGAGGGTTTTACTACGATCTTATTGATTTAGCAAGGGATGTGTTATATAAGTTGGGAGTTTGGGGTCTGTTCACATCCGGAGGACTTACAATCTACGACTATGCTGCGGGTTTCATAAATTATCTTATAAATGTAACAGTAGGACCGTATTTAAATGCGATAGCTGGTGAAATGCTGACTTCTATAGCATCGTTTTGGGCATTATTCGCCGCTTCAAATGTTATAGGTTTCGATTTTGCGAGTGCTTTACGTCAATATGCAACGGATGTTGTATTGTTCTATTCGATATTTGTAGGGCTGGCATTTGTAAGATACGCAATATTATTGGCAGCAGTGTCTCTAATCCCATTAGCTGCAACATTATGGATCTTTGAATGGACGAGACCGATTGCCGGAATAATAGTAGATCTAATAGTGGGATTGATGGCTTCTGGTATTATCGCAGCAATCACTTTCGCTCTTTTAGAGCAGATGGGGATAGGAATAATAATATTCCTAGCAGGACCTATCATCGGAGGTGTGGAATTTGCAGTCACTCTATTTCTTACTTTCACCAGTTTAAAGCCACACCAACATATAGCTGGGTTAACAAGACGAGTAGGGGGAGGTAGTGATGGGGGAGGAACTCAGCCCCCTTCGCCTCAGCCACAGAGTCCCCAAGCACCGTCTCAGCCTGAACCCAGAGAAAGAAATCCATCACCGTATATGTGA
- a CDS encoding conjugal transfer protein yields the protein MMNLELSLFNVAIVIAIYESFHAYLFYKSREIEKKGRISIRILNNEEENAIALNSFFFRNTIVFLSNEINEKILRHEEGHLKQPNYIYAFLLLVAALLPLSYIIAVPAVFIGKFLLWKMERDADLYAYRLYNVKYESDVFRPKSRIERLKAWIFDTHPPDYMRKIEEYYDKK from the coding sequence ATGATGAACTTAGAGCTTTCATTATTCAACGTAGCGATAGTGATAGCAATTTACGAGTCATTTCACGCATATTTATTCTATAAAAGCAGAGAAATAGAGAAGAAAGGAAGAATAAGCATAAGAATTCTTAACAATGAAGAAGAGAACGCTATTGCACTCAACTCGTTCTTTTTTAGAAATACTATAGTCTTTCTCTCTAACGAGATAAATGAGAAAATTCTACGCCATGAGGAAGGACATTTAAAGCAGCCCAACTATATCTATGCGTTTTTGTTATTAGTTGCAGCGCTCCTACCATTAAGTTATATAATTGCAGTTCCTGCGGTGTTTATAGGGAAGTTCTTATTGTGGAAGATGGAGCGTGACGCTGACTTATACGCTTACAGGCTCTATAACGTAAAATATGAATCTGACGTTTTCAGGCCAAAATCACGAATTGAACGACTGAAAGCATGGATATTTGATACTCATCCTCCGGATTACATGAGAAAAATAGAAGAATATTATGATAAAAAATGA